A genomic region of Plasmodium vivax chromosome 1, whole genome shotgun sequence contains the following coding sequences:
- a CDS encoding methionine aminopeptidase, putative (encoded by transcript PVX_093540A; Possible apicoplast targeted protein. Curated by Stuart Ralph, Walter and Eliza Hall Institute of Medical Research, Australia.), translating to MKTRKNVHPSIRITQFDRTFMKCKEGYNRRYSHLKDSELFGSFRFVGRQKKGITSPRYYLPKYVERPNYHRTGTPVYVPYGSGGQRSGGQMSGSQGSADQRSDFNERGKSPHPYGNVKREEEIETIRSNCQFARELMDDVSYIICEGVTTNDLDIYILNKCINNGYYPSPLNYHLFPKSSCISINEILCHGIPDNNILYENDIVKVDISVFKDGFHADMCESFLVPKLTKNEKKKKKKFYDFIYLNDKLRTRHTKFILKYHFDLTTNKVVKTGKHCSIKRIRYDPPNSKDRPTEQHRSYDDNSNAVMSSGDLGGNAPFPGGDYHNAADGGALPGEDLDELEQFHRQYDEQVIYDKQQSSRTYEDLQSYLYRQSRGPPSDHGNRSDHNRFAFFDKRKPGVDELKRLMREKNLDLIRTAHECTMEAIRVCKPGVPFSAIGEAIESHLERKNKGHLRYAVVPHLCGHNIGRNFHEEPFIMHTRNDDDRLLCENLVFTIEPIISERPCDFIMWPDNWTLSNARYFFSAQFEHTIVVRKDGAEVLTGKTDRSPKFVWECEKG from the coding sequence ATGAAGACAAGGAAAAACGTCCACCCGAGTATCCGCATAACCCAATTTGACAGAACGTTTATGAAGTGCAAGGAGGGGTACAACAGGAGGTACTCCCACCTGAAGGACAGCGAGCTGTTTGGCAGCTTCCGCTTTGTTGGGAGGCAAAAGAAGGGAATCACCTCTCCGAGGTATTATCTGCCCAAGTACGTGGAGCGGCCCAATTACCACCGCACGGGCACGCCTGTGTACGTGCCGTATGGGAGCGGCGGCCAGAGGAGCGGCGGCCAAATGAGTGGCAGCCAAGGGAGTGCCGACCAAAGGAGTGACTTCAATGAGAGGGGAAAATCCCCCCACCCGTATGGCAACGTCAAACGCGAGGAAGAAATCGAAACGATTAGGAGCAACTGCCAGTTCGCGCGAGAACTGATGGACGACGTGTCCTACATCATCTGCGAAGGAGTGACGACGAACGATTTAGATATTTACATCCTAAATAAGTGCATCAATAATGGCTACTACCCCTCTCCTCTGAACTACCACCTCTTCCCAAAAAGCTCCTGCATCTCAATTAATGAAATCCTTTGCCATGGAATCCCAGATAACAACATCCTCTACGAAAACGACATCGTCAAAGTAGACATCAGCGTCTTCAAAGATGGCTTCCACGCGGATATGTGTGAAAGTTTCCTTGTTCctaaattaacaaaaaatgaaaaaaaaaaaaaaaaaaaattttacgattttatatatttgaatgATAAGCTCCGGACGAGACACACCAAATTCATTTTGAAGTACCACTTTGACCTCACGACTAACAAAGTTGTGAAGACGGGAAAGCACTGCTCCATCAAACGGATCAGGTACGACCCCCCCAACTCGAAGGACCGCCCCACTGAGCAGCACCGCTCCTACGACGATAACAGCAATGCGGTGATGAGCAGCGGCGACTTGGGGGGGAACGCACCCTTCCCCGGGGGGGATTACCACAACGCTGCTGATGGGGGGGCGCTCCCGGGGGAGGACCTCGACGAGCTCGAGCAGTTCCACAGGCAGTACGATGAGCAGGTCATCTACGATAAGCAGCAGAGCAGCAGAACGTATGAGGACCTCCAGAGCTACCTCTACAGGCAGAGTAGGGGCCCCCCAAGCGATCATGGCAACCGAAGCGATCATAACCGGTTCGCCTTCTTCGACAAGAGGAAGCCGGGCGTGGACGAACTCAAACGCCTTATGCGTGAAAAAAACTTGGACCTCATAAGAACCGCCCACGAGTGCACCATGGAGGCCATCCGCGTCTGTAAGCCCGGTGTCCCCTTCAGTGCCATAGGGGAAGCAATAGAGAGCCACCTAGAAAGGAAGAATAAGGGCCACCTACGCTACGCAGTGGTCCCCCATCTGTGCGGACACAACATAGGGAGGAACTTCCACGAGGAGCCATTCATCATGCACACACGGAATGACGACGACAGACTGCTGTGCGAAAACCTCGTGTTTACCATTGAGCCAATTATTTCCGAGCGACCCTGCGACTTCATTATGTGGCCGGACAACTGGACGTTAAGCAACGCCAGGTATTTCTTTTCCGCTCAGTTTGAGCATACCATCGTTGTGCGGAAGGACGGCGCGGAGGTGCTCACCGGGAAAACGGACCGCTCTCCCAAGTTCGTTTGGGAGTGCGAAAAGGGGTAG
- a CDS encoding hypothetical protein, conserved (encoded by transcript PVX_093545A): protein MEEAATPFDGTHTEGGSANPQGPSYKMNDNESNHVKTWRGNNFPSHEFPHKQFRRFRYGLTRGGRANGKFYFANKTLHVAAQRDASFLVKHPQQGHLRRGQKRNWAGAPPRWLPTEKEAEGGEAAEGEAAEGEEAEEEKAEADAEANAEEEEGEEPPSQLPRDQKPWRKSQNEMVWDVLRDAAEYFRSCRGARAGEANESDETDEANETDEADEADEADEAEGDADGVVKDSLTSPLAPQMASPLAPPPPPPGGRPCCVCRVNPHKYKCPFCEALSCSLPCAKKHKKLKKCKNKLKKNFKVQKVAKKNLNESMLHKDYQFLQGVESIIHGNDRFLRIKENETTTIWLYNHSKLTSVLKKRKIFLLKAPLYTKLHQGNRTTIRQDTIFWMVRVTLVNDCLFVTHQDVSEDTPLLQLLNLSLAKVQKKRKPLRVNYLDHLNAIRVSLQTAQVNRGAEKAGALFCVLPTIRDVLRGQTFYEYPHLSFEVPFRDGAPVANPAYEQATRRQQGGAPEEGQTNQSSNDVAAEEGRTNEDTNQVGEEEQRNNADDEEGKTNQGSNRAVDEEKQANESGNDVATEEGQPNQSSNDVATEQQCNRSADEDTPSQADAPTCDKQAKGQTHVEEQSNPPPQV, encoded by the coding sequence ATGGAGGAGGCGGCCACCCCTTTTGATGGGACCCATACGGAGGGAGGGAGCGCCAACCCGCAGGGCCCCTCCTATAAAATGAATGACAATGAGAGTAACCACGTGAAGACCTGGAGAGGAAATAATTTCCCCTCGCATGAGTTTCCCCATAAGCAGTTTCGCCGCTTCCGTTATGGATTGACCAGAGGGGGACGCGCAAAtgggaaattttattttgcaaataaaaCTCTCCATGTGGCGGCGCAGCGTGACGCCTCTTTTTTGGTTAAGCACCCCCAGCAAGGGCACCTCCGTCGGGGGCAAAAGAGAAACTGGGCCGGGGCGCCTCCGCGCTGGCTCCCCACGgagaaagaagcagaagggggggaagcagcagagggggaagcagcagagggggaagaggcagaagaggagaaggCAGAGGCAGACGCAGAGGCAAAcgcagaagaggaggaaggggaagaacccccGAGCCAGCTCCCCCGGGACCAGAAGCCATGGCGCAAATCGCAGAACGAAATGGTGTGGGACGTGCTGAGGGACGCCGCTGAGTATTTTAGAAGTTGCAGGGGGGCCAGGGCGGGCGAGGCAAACGAGTCAGACGAGACAGACGAAGCAAACGAAACggacgaagcggacgaagcggacgaagcggacgaagcGGAGGGAGACGCAGACGGCGTGGTGAAGGACTCGCTAACTTCACCGCTAGCTCCCCAGATGGCTTCCCCCTTAGCTCcaccgccacccccccccgggggacgCCCCTGCTGCGTGTGCCGGGTGAACCCACACAAATACAAGTGCCCCTTCTGCGAGGCGCTGTCCTGCTCACTACCCTGTGCGAAGAAGCAcaaaaagttgaaaaaatgtaaaaataaattaaaaaaaaattttaaagttcAAAAAGTGGCCAAGAAAAACCTAAACGAAAGCATGCTCCACAAAGACTACCAATTTCTCCAGGGGGTGGAGTCCATTATTCACGGAAATGATCGGTTCCTCAggataaaagaaaatgaaacgaCGACCATATGGCTGTACAATCATAGTAAGTTAACtagcgttttaaaaaaaagaaaaatatttttactgaAGGCACCTCTGTATACGAAGCTACACCAAGGGAATAGAACGACCATTCGACAGGATACCATTTTTTGGATGGTCAGAGTCACCCTCGTGAATGACTGCCTCTTCGTCACCCACCAGGACGTCAGTGAGGacaccccccttttgcagctCCTCAACTTGTCTCTAGCCAAAGtgcagaagaagagaaaaccCCTCCGGGTTAATTATCTCGACCATTTGAATGCCATAAGGGTCTCTCTCCAAACTGCTCAGGTAAATAGGGGGGCCGAAAAGGCGGGCGCCCTTTTCTGCGTCCTTCCAACCATTAGGGACGTCCTTCGTGGCCAGACCTTTTATGAGTACCCGCACCTCAGCTTTGAGGTTCCCTTCCGGGACGGCGCGCCCGTCGCGAACCCCGCCTACGAGCAGGCCACGCGCAGGCAGCAGGGGGGCGCGCCTGAGGAGGGGCAGACCAACCAGAGCAGCAACGACGTAGCTGCGGAGGAGGGGAGGACAAATGAAGACACTAACCAAGTGggagaggaggagcagcgtAACAACGCagatgatgaggaggggAAGACCAACCAGGGTAGCAACCGCGCAGTtgatgaggagaagcaggcCAACGAAAGCGGCAACGACGTAGCTACGGAGGAGGGGCAACCCAACCAGAGCAGCAACGACGTAGCTACGGAGCAGCAGTGTAACCGCTCAGCTGATGAGGACACCCCCAGCCAAGCGGATGCCCCCACCTGTGACAAACAGGCGAAGGGGCAAACACACGTGGAGGAACAAAGCAACCCCCCACCGCAGGTTTGA